One genomic window of Panicum hallii strain FIL2 chromosome 6, PHallii_v3.1, whole genome shotgun sequence includes the following:
- the LOC112897944 gene encoding protein MULTIPOLAR SPINDLE 1-like isoform X2 — translation MTPPASSRPPTPTASAATATTSSRIDSPSLKAALAMALIHYNRLPGKAAAIVTAASASASAGTTSPPLVHWKRKAKDRKREIIRLREELKLLQDGARGEEMEPPVASCRCHFFDGCGDLLPQPGGGGGEHWVDEVLRRRFLRLVRWKEKRRRVDRSLPRSSLIDFNSEDEVQQLCMSTDFLVELSDSIFAKKEAAPSFATFSHQAVDFILEREKELVGEIIDDLVTRLMKRMCTVPENADTSDSGSIDCSDAQFSVQHLFHKLGKEEFIGQRVILAVSQKISSTSERLLLVDPFDDAFPDMHGNIFIMVQLIEFLISDYMKDWLCREHFDKRLFEECARSILKARNDLQILENMNGLYVVYIERVIGRLAREVAPAAHQGKLDLEVFSKLMC, via the exons ATGACTCCTCCCGCTTCCTCCCGCCCGCCAACGCCGACGGCTTCAGCGGCGACGGCCACCACTTCGTCGCGGATAGACTCGCCGTCTCTCAAGGCCGCCCTCGCTATGGCTCTCATCCACTACAACCGCCTCCCCGGCAAAGCCGCCGCCATCgtcaccgccgcctcagcctccgcctccgccggcaCAACATCCCCGCCTCTCGTCCACTGGAAGCGCAAG GCCAAAGACCGGAAGCGCGAAATCATCCGCCTCCGGGAGGAGCTCAAGCTCCTCCAAG ACGGGGCGCGCGGGGAGGAGATGGAGCCGCCGGTCGCATCGTGCCGGTGCCACTTCTTCGACGGGTGCGGGGACCTGCTGCCgcagccgggcggcggcggtggggagcACTGGGTCGACGAGGTGCTGAGAAGGAGGTTCCTCAGACTGG tgaggtggaaggagaagcGACGGCGAGTGGATCGATCACTTCCGAGGAGTAGTTTGATTG ATTTCAACAGTGAGGATGAGGTGCAGCAGCTTTGCATGTCGACTGATTTCCTCGTGGAGCTATCAGACAGCATTTTTGCCAAA AAAGAAGCTGCCCCCTCATTTGCTACATTTTCTCACCAGGCAGTGGACTTCATTCTTG AAAGGGAGAAGGAGCTAGTTGGCGAGATAATCGATGATTTAGTGACTCGTTTGATGAAAAGGATGTGCACTGTCCCTGAAAATGCTGATACTTCAGATTCAG GATCAATCGACTGCTCAGATGCCCAATTCTCAGTGCAGCACTTGTTCCATAAGTTAGGAAAGGAGGAGTTCATTGGTCAGCGGGTAATCCTTGCAGTTTCTCAAAAGATCTCGAGTACATCAGAAAGGTTACTTCTGGTGGATCCATTTGATGATGCTTTCCCTGATATGCATGGCAATATATTCATCAT GGTTCAGTTAATCGAGTTCCTAATATCTGATTACATGAAAGATTGGCTATGTCGCGAGCATTTTGACAAAA GACTTTTTGAAGAATGTGCCAGATCTATTCTCAAGGCACGCAATGATTTGCAAATCCTGGAAAACATGAACGGGCTGTATGTGGTGTATATTGAGCGTGTGATCGGAAGGTTGGCAAGGGAGGTGGCTCCTGCTGCACATCAGGGGAAGCTGGACCTAGAAGTCTTCTCTAAACTCATGTGCTGA
- the LOC112897942 gene encoding transmembrane 9 superfamily member 9-like: MRLPAMLRWAAVALALAAAALLAAPAAAFYLPGVAPNDFQKKDPLLVKVNKLTSTKTQLPYSYYSLPFCKPDTIVDSAENLGEVLRGDRIENSPYVFEMREPKMCQIVCRVSIDDKQAKELKEKIEDEYRVNMILDNLPLVVPIARQDRDAIVYQGGYHVGVKGQYAGSKDEKVFIHNHLTFLVKYHKDETTELSRIVGFEVKPFSINHQFEGQWNDKNTRLITCDPHASKLVTNSDTPQEVEAGKEIIFTYDVGFEESDVKWASRWDTYLLMTDDQIHWFSIVNSLMIVLFLSGMVAMIMLRTLYRDISRYNQLETEEEAQEETGWKLVHGDVFRPPANSDLLCVCVGTGVQFFGMLLVTMIFAVLGFLSPSNRGGLMTAMLLTWVLMGLFAGYASSRFYKMFKGSEWKSITLRTAFLFPGIAFGIFFILNALIWGEKSSGAVPFTTMFALVLLWFGISVPLVFVGSYLGFKQPAIEAPVKTNKIPRQVPEQAWYMNPAFTILIGGILPFGAVFIELFFILTSIWLHQFYYIFGFLFLVFIILIITCAEITIVLCYFQLCSEDYNWWWRSYLTSGSSAIYLFLYAGFYFFTKLQITKLVSGILYFGYMLLASFAFCVLTGTIGFCACFWFTRLIYSSVKID; the protein is encoded by the exons ATGCGGCTGCCGGCGATGCTGCGCTGGGCCGCGGTGGCGCTCGCGCTCGCGGCCGCGGCgctcctcgccgcgccggccgccgccttctACCTCCCCGGCGTCGCGCCCAACGACTTCCAGAAG AAAGATCCACTTTTGGTGAAGGTGAATAAGCTGACATCCACAAAGACACAACTTCCCTACTCCTATTACTCTCTTCCTTTCTGCAAGCCAGACACGATTGTTGACAGCGCAGAGAATCTTGGAGAAGTTCTGcgtggtgaccgcattgagaaCTCCCCTTATGTG TTTGAGATGAGGGAGCCCAAGATGTGCCAGATTGTCTGCAGAGTATCAATTGATGATAAACAAGCAAAGGAGCTCAAGGAAAAGATAGAGGATGAGTATCGGGTGAACAT GATTCTTGACAACCTCCCGCTAGTTGTTCCTATCGCAAGGCAGGACAGGGATGCTATTGTTTATCAGGGTGGATATCATGTTGGTGTCAAGGGCCAATATGCTGGT AGCAAGGATGAGAAGGTCTTTATCCACAACCACTTGACATTTTTAGTTAAATACCACAAGGATGAAACTACAGAACTCTCTAGAATTGTTGGATTTGAGGTCAAACCATTCAG TATTAACCATCAGTTTGAAGGCCAATGGAATGATAAAAACACTCGTTTGATCACATGTGATCCTCATGCCAGCAAGCTTGTGACAAACTCAGATACTCCTCAGGAGGTTGAAGCTGGAAAGGAAATCATATTTACCTATGATGTTGGCTTTGAG GAGAGTGATGTCAAGTGGGCTTCTCGCTGGGACACCTACCTGTTAATGACAGATGATCAAATTCACTGGTTTTCCATTGTGAACTCTCTCATGATCGTACTCTTCTTATCTGGGATGGTGGCCATGATTATGCTCCGCACTCTGTATAGAGATATCTCCAGGTACAACCAGCTcgaaactgaagaagaagccCAAGAGGAGACAGGATGGAAGCTTGTTCATGGAGATGTGTTCCGCCCTCCTGCAAACTCTGACTTACTCTGTGTCTGCGTTGGGACTGGTGTTCAGTTCTTTGGTATGCTGCTAGTAACCATGATTTTCGCCGTTCTGGGATTCCTTTCGCCATCAAACCGAGGAGGGCTGATGACTGCCATGCTGCTCACTTGGGTCCTGATGGGATTGTTTGCTGGATATGCTTCTTCACGCTTCTATAAGATGTTTAAAGGATCAGAGTGGAAGAGTATCACCCTAAGGACTGCTTTCCTGTTTCCCGGGATTGCTTTCGGTATTTTCTTCATCCTGAATGCTCTTATATGGGGGGAGAAGTCGTCTGGTGCTGTTCCTTTCACCACAATGTTTGCCTTGGTCCTCCTTTGGTTTGGTATCTCTGTTCCTCTTGTATTTGTTGGGAGCTACCTGGGCTTCAAGCAACCTGCCATTGAGGCTCCAGTGAAGACTAACAAGATCCCAAGACAGGTCCCTGAGCAGGCTTGGTACATGAACCCTGCCTTCACCATTCTTATTGGTGGCATTCTTCCATTTGGGGCAGTCTTCATTGAGCTCTTCTTCATCCTCACGTCAATTTGGCTTCACCAGTTCTACTACATCTTTGGCTTCCTTTTCCTGGTGTTCATTATCCTGATCATCACCTGTGCGGAGATTACGATCGTGCTGTGCTATTTCCAACTGTGCAGTGAGGACTATAACTGGTGGTGGAGGTCCTATCTCACCTCGGGATCATCTGCAATCTACCTCTTCCTATATGCCGGGTTCTACTTCTTCACAAAGCTGCAGATCACCAAACTGGTGTCAGGCATACTGTACTTTGGCTACATGCTTCTGGCCTCGTTTGCATTCTGTGTGCTCACCGGTACAATTGGGTTCTGCGCCTGCTTCTGGTTCACGAGATTGATCTACTCATCTGTGAAGATTGACTAG
- the LOC112897944 gene encoding protein MULTIPOLAR SPINDLE 1-like isoform X1 gives MTPPASSRPPTPTASAATATTSSRIDSPSLKAALAMALIHYNRLPGKAAAIVTAASASASAGTTSPPLVHWKRKAKDRKREIIRLREELKLLQDGARGEEMEPPVASCRCHFFDGCGDLLPQPGGGGGEHWVDEVLRRRFLRLVRWKEKRRRVDRSLPRSSLIDFNSEDEVQQLCMSTDFLVELSDSIFAKKEAAPSFATFSHQAVDFILASLKNILSSEREKELVGEIIDDLVTRLMKRMCTVPENADTSDSGSIDCSDAQFSVQHLFHKLGKEEFIGQRVILAVSQKISSTSERLLLVDPFDDAFPDMHGNIFIMVQLIEFLISDYMKDWLCREHFDKRLFEECARSILKARNDLQILENMNGLYVVYIERVIGRLAREVAPAAHQGKLDLEVFSKLMC, from the exons ATGACTCCTCCCGCTTCCTCCCGCCCGCCAACGCCGACGGCTTCAGCGGCGACGGCCACCACTTCGTCGCGGATAGACTCGCCGTCTCTCAAGGCCGCCCTCGCTATGGCTCTCATCCACTACAACCGCCTCCCCGGCAAAGCCGCCGCCATCgtcaccgccgcctcagcctccgcctccgccggcaCAACATCCCCGCCTCTCGTCCACTGGAAGCGCAAG GCCAAAGACCGGAAGCGCGAAATCATCCGCCTCCGGGAGGAGCTCAAGCTCCTCCAAG ACGGGGCGCGCGGGGAGGAGATGGAGCCGCCGGTCGCATCGTGCCGGTGCCACTTCTTCGACGGGTGCGGGGACCTGCTGCCgcagccgggcggcggcggtggggagcACTGGGTCGACGAGGTGCTGAGAAGGAGGTTCCTCAGACTGG tgaggtggaaggagaagcGACGGCGAGTGGATCGATCACTTCCGAGGAGTAGTTTGATTG ATTTCAACAGTGAGGATGAGGTGCAGCAGCTTTGCATGTCGACTGATTTCCTCGTGGAGCTATCAGACAGCATTTTTGCCAAA AAAGAAGCTGCCCCCTCATTTGCTACATTTTCTCACCAGGCAGTGGACTTCATTCTTG CTTCACTGAAGAACATTCTATCATCAGAAAGGGAGAAGGAGCTAGTTGGCGAGATAATCGATGATTTAGTGACTCGTTTGATGAAAAGGATGTGCACTGTCCCTGAAAATGCTGATACTTCAGATTCAG GATCAATCGACTGCTCAGATGCCCAATTCTCAGTGCAGCACTTGTTCCATAAGTTAGGAAAGGAGGAGTTCATTGGTCAGCGGGTAATCCTTGCAGTTTCTCAAAAGATCTCGAGTACATCAGAAAGGTTACTTCTGGTGGATCCATTTGATGATGCTTTCCCTGATATGCATGGCAATATATTCATCAT GGTTCAGTTAATCGAGTTCCTAATATCTGATTACATGAAAGATTGGCTATGTCGCGAGCATTTTGACAAAA GACTTTTTGAAGAATGTGCCAGATCTATTCTCAAGGCACGCAATGATTTGCAAATCCTGGAAAACATGAACGGGCTGTATGTGGTGTATATTGAGCGTGTGATCGGAAGGTTGGCAAGGGAGGTGGCTCCTGCTGCACATCAGGGGAAGCTGGACCTAGAAGTCTTCTCTAAACTCATGTGCTGA